A region from the Rhodamnia argentea isolate NSW1041297 chromosome 7, ASM2092103v1, whole genome shotgun sequence genome encodes:
- the LOC115734790 gene encoding uncharacterized protein LOC115734790 gives MVSDSITNAYANSAPNAKDFAKKKRANRSAKLKQCKLDARREQWLSQVKNKQSSEDWKGENRQRSGSGQLLENLETRRQRDDQNGSVHQDSDSESPSNSPIGLTSVLSGNHLSGNCIGSSSSCSSGSSTGCFSGSTTEEEEGGDDGCLDDWEAVADALAADEKPQNPPFDPPPKGETVGGLQSRGEHKEELVVPDSSRPECVKRPPRTATANNQAWRPDDAFRPQSLPNLSKQYSFPDTNRHYGSGPIPWGCNKAISAPSSCPICFEDLDKTDSSFLPCLCGFRLCLFCHKRILEEDGRCPGCRKPYEHECIEAEPSLLEGSLTFRLTRSCSMITRT, from the exons ATGGTTTCCGATTCGATCACCAATGCCTACGCCAATTCGGCGCCGAACGCGAAGGATTTCGCCAAGAAGAAGAGA GCCAACAGGTCGGCGAAGCTGAAGCAGTGCAAGCTCGACGCTCGTCGCGAGCAGTGGCTTTCGCAGG TCAAGAATAAGCAAAGCAGTGAGGATTGGAAAGGTGAGAATCGCCAGCGAAGTGGGAGCGGCCAGTTGCTGGAGAATTTAGAGACGAGGAGGCAGAGAGATGACCAGAACGGATCTGTCCACCAAGACAGTGATTCCGAGTCTCCATCGAACAGTCCGATTGGTCTCACCAGTGTATTGAGCGGCAATCATTTGAGTGGCAATTGTATTGGTAGCAGCAGCAGCTGTAGCAGTGGTAGCAGCACTGGGTGCTTTTCTGGGAGTACTactgaagaagaggagggagggGATGATGGGTGCTTGGATGATTGGGAAGCCGTGGCTGATGCCTTAGCTGCCGATGAAAAGCCCCAGAATCCTCCTTTTGACCCTCCTCCCAAGGGCGAAACAGTTGGCGGATTGCAGTCTCGAGGAGAGCACAAGGAAGAGTTGGTGGTTCCAGATAGTTCGAGACCTGAGTGCGTTAAAAGGCCTCCGAGAACTGCCACTGCGAACAACCAAGCGTGGAGGCCTGACGATGCTTTTCGCCCCCAGAGTCTACCCAATTTGTCTAAGCAGTACAGTTTCCCTGACACAAACCGGCATTATGGTAGTGGACCCATCCCTTGGGGGTGTAATAAGGCTATATCCGCGCCCTCGTCATGCCCCATATGCTTCGAGGATTTGGACAAGACAGACTCTAGCTTCTTGCCATGCCTGTGTGGGTTCAGGCTCTGCCTGTTCTGCCACAAGAGGATCCTCGAGGAAGATGGGCGTTGCCCTGGTTGTAGAAAGCCATATGAACATGAGTGCATCGAGGCAGAGCCAAGCTTGCTTGAAGGGAGTCTGACGTTCCGGCTGACTCGTTCTTGCAGCATGATAACCAGGACATAG